In Candidatus Caldatribacterium sp., one genomic interval encodes:
- a CDS encoding sugar ABC transporter substrate-binding protein has protein sequence MRRSFGVFLVALLLFGFAFSVWGKDIPKITIGWTPPDITGVFKTATDFFEKAAADARDHGINVEIITRAPAAHTAFADQIAIIEDFIQRKVDVIAISPIEVEVVKPALQEAKKAGIPVIVVNLLEPIEGVDVDCYIGFDNTVAGTISAYAVVDYFGGPGVLGEGEKVDVAPETFLDLEFWQKLYTPEVIENLKDKIKATGAIIEGIAGGFFSTARLRGFHAVIDQFPGIKIVTTLPADWNREKAIKVTEDILSANPQGTLDFIWAASNEMGLGAMLTCERLGRTEVKVFTNDGTPESVERIREGRLIAETWHGFPEWGWYGTKYAVMLALGLKDQVPQFVDIRPRTEWQGNADMFYPNPYLEPIDWEAIKKAYLEK, from the coding sequence ATGCGGCGCAGTTTCGGTGTGTTCCTCGTTGCACTCCTTTTGTTTGGGTTTGCGTTCAGTGTGTGGGGAAAGGATATTCCCAAGATCACCATTGGTTGGACTCCTCCGGACATCACGGGAGTCTTCAAGACGGCAACGGACTTCTTCGAAAAAGCTGCAGCCGATGCTCGGGACCATGGTATTAACGTGGAAATCATCACTCGTGCCCCTGCTGCCCACACAGCCTTTGCCGACCAGATAGCCATCATCGAGGACTTCATTCAGCGCAAAGTAGACGTCATCGCCATATCTCCCATTGAAGTCGAAGTGGTGAAACCGGCCCTCCAGGAGGCCAAGAAGGCAGGCATTCCCGTGATCGTTGTAAACCTTCTTGAACCCATTGAAGGAGTGGATGTGGACTGCTATATTGGTTTTGATAACACGGTGGCAGGGACGATTTCGGCGTACGCTGTGGTCGATTACTTCGGGGGTCCTGGAGTCCTTGGCGAGGGAGAAAAAGTCGACGTAGCGCCGGAGACATTCCTTGATCTTGAATTCTGGCAGAAGCTCTACACCCCAGAGGTCATTGAGAACCTCAAGGATAAGATCAAGGCCACCGGAGCAATCATCGAAGGTATCGCCGGCGGATTCTTCTCCACCGCTCGACTCCGCGGCTTCCACGCCGTTATCGACCAGTTCCCGGGCATCAAGATTGTCACCACCCTGCCGGCAGACTGGAACAGGGAAAAGGCCATCAAGGTGACGGAGGACATTCTCTCCGCCAATCCTCAGGGGACGCTCGACTTTATCTGGGCGGCTTCGAACGAGATGGGTCTTGGAGCCATGCTCACCTGTGAGCGCCTTGGACGAACCGAAGTCAAGGTCTTCACCAATGACGGTACTCCTGAGTCGGTGGAGCGGATTCGGGAAGGCCGCCTCATTGCAGAGACCTGGCACGGCTTCCCTGAGTGGGGTTGGTACGGCACCAAATACGCGGTAATGCTCGCCCTGGGCCTCAAGGATCAGGTGCCGCAGTTTGTGGACATTCGTCCACGGACTGAGTGGCAGGGCAATGCCGATATGTTCTACCCGAACCCGTACCTTGAACCCATTGACTGGGAGGCCATCAAGAAGGCCTACCTCGAGAAATGA
- a CDS encoding TIM barrel protein, whose amino-acid sequence MEGLRYAVHAYAWVSRWTKDALALLERAKELGFDAFEVPLMDLEEVSPKDIRREAERLGLSIVTSTVLSEDTDVSSPDEDVRRRGLAYLMRCVEVSGEMGALSLSGVLYGALGKRISTFPGREYFERAAEALQKVARKAQEFGLLVGIEPVNRYESFLINTCDQALELLVMVGEPNVRIHLDSYHMNIEENDFYTPTKRAAPYLCHYHLSESHRGIPGTGTVDWEGIFRALAESGYRGIVGMESFVEVSDSMRAGTCIWRRMAPSSDVLLREGLAFLKELERRHFAPQKGQKINAKGG is encoded by the coding sequence GTGGAAGGACTCCGCTACGCCGTGCATGCGTACGCCTGGGTTTCGAGATGGACGAAGGACGCTCTTGCGCTCCTTGAGAGAGCTAAAGAGCTCGGATTCGATGCCTTTGAGGTGCCCCTCATGGACCTTGAAGAGGTGAGTCCAAAGGATATCCGGAGGGAAGCCGAACGATTGGGACTTTCGATTGTAACTTCTACCGTTCTCTCTGAAGATACCGATGTGTCGTCTCCTGACGAGGACGTTCGCCGGAGAGGGCTTGCGTACCTCATGCGGTGCGTTGAAGTTTCGGGAGAGATGGGGGCCCTGAGCCTTTCGGGAGTTCTCTACGGGGCTTTGGGGAAGCGGATTTCCACCTTCCCCGGCCGGGAGTACTTCGAGCGTGCGGCCGAGGCGTTGCAGAAAGTCGCCCGGAAGGCGCAAGAATTCGGGCTCCTTGTGGGGATTGAGCCGGTGAACCGGTACGAGTCCTTCCTCATCAACACCTGTGATCAAGCTCTTGAGCTCCTTGTGATGGTGGGAGAGCCAAACGTCAGAATACACCTTGACTCGTACCACATGAACATTGAGGAGAACGATTTCTACACCCCCACGAAGAGGGCCGCTCCGTACCTCTGCCATTACCATTTGAGCGAGAGCCACCGGGGCATTCCCGGAACCGGTACCGTCGATTGGGAGGGCATCTTCAGGGCCCTTGCCGAGAGTGGGTACAGGGGCATCGTGGGAATGGAGTCCTTTGTCGAGGTTTCGGATTCCATGCGAGCAGGAACGTGCATCTGGCGGAGAATGGCTCCATCGAGTGACGTGCTGCTTCGGGAAGGATTAGCGTTCTTGAAGGAGCTTGAGAGGCGGCATTTTGCCCCTCAAAAGGGGCAAAAAATAAACGCAAAGGGAGGTTGA